The following proteins are encoded in a genomic region of Bacillus sp. FJAT-22090:
- a CDS encoding DUF4179 domain-containing protein, which yields MNCPKVDKLSQYADNLLTQQEHSQILTHINTCDTCTSIVQLFKEEQQFLKENLQSPTLPDDFASLVLEQLEPYKQKDVRRKKQIWNRIFLLAASIVLALGLTATLSPSFAQFIEGMFSTKQVDEGLKMASDEGLSERVNLEVSDQDLIFKVEDIIVDSSRVALSLQVINEDGVAERPNINESNKGNRISVNGYNGEYTYSMGYRMDRGLDYNSFQVFISDEPGLEKVTINFHLVELNGKQGKWELEIPVELTNNSDKTKNVILNNATHNINGVAINLKEIQYAPTSNTLLYETSYESSEQVKVEDNFQSLKEQFGFDVTEFNTFGTSIKYHIENEEKEVILKFSPFNQEEAMDEKLIISSARGKGKLGHTAWKEAFVPDKIDSKLTFVLDGVYKVVPTDFSVKFNPNKIKENPVSFKYMGNGVTIKNAELQSAANTSEPTFFEIEMEVNKESKAAELGIWVLRDDTGKSFRIDNETTTKGKESNMRSIYFKTNGLDEIPEEMSLHLLTATSYYELEEKWRVPLYE from the coding sequence ATGAACTGTCCGAAGGTAGATAAACTTTCCCAGTACGCTGATAACCTACTAACACAACAAGAACATTCTCAAATACTTACACATATAAACACTTGTGATACATGTACAAGTATTGTTCAACTCTTTAAAGAGGAACAACAATTTTTAAAAGAAAATTTACAATCACCAACATTACCGGATGATTTTGCATCACTTGTTCTGGAACAACTGGAACCATACAAACAGAAAGATGTACGAAGAAAAAAACAAATCTGGAATCGTATATTTCTATTAGCAGCTAGCATTGTGTTAGCTTTAGGTTTGACTGCTACATTAAGCCCTAGCTTTGCTCAGTTTATAGAAGGCATGTTTAGTACAAAACAGGTAGATGAAGGACTAAAGATGGCATCAGATGAAGGGTTGAGCGAAAGGGTTAATTTGGAAGTATCAGATCAGGATCTTATATTTAAAGTAGAAGATATAATTGTAGATTCATCACGAGTGGCATTATCTTTACAAGTTATTAATGAAGATGGTGTAGCAGAGAGACCAAACATAAATGAATCAAATAAAGGTAACCGAATTTCAGTTAATGGTTACAATGGTGAGTACACCTACTCCATGGGTTACAGAATGGATAGAGGGTTAGATTATAATTCTTTTCAAGTGTTTATTAGTGATGAACCTGGATTAGAAAAAGTAACTATCAATTTTCATCTTGTCGAGTTAAACGGCAAACAGGGAAAATGGGAGTTAGAGATACCAGTTGAATTAACAAATAACAGTGATAAAACTAAAAATGTAATTCTAAATAATGCTACCCACAATATTAATGGAGTAGCAATTAATCTAAAGGAAATACAGTACGCTCCCACTTCAAATACATTGTTGTATGAAACTTCTTATGAATCATCAGAGCAAGTAAAAGTGGAGGATAATTTTCAATCATTAAAAGAACAGTTTGGATTTGACGTAACTGAGTTCAATACTTTTGGAACATCTATAAAATATCATATAGAAAATGAAGAAAAGGAAGTTATTCTGAAATTTTCACCTTTTAATCAGGAGGAAGCAATGGACGAAAAACTAATCATTAGTTCTGCACGAGGAAAAGGAAAATTAGGTCATACAGCTTGGAAGGAAGCTTTTGTACCAGATAAAATTGACAGTAAACTCACTTTTGTATTGGATGGTGTCTATAAAGTAGTTCCCACTGATTTTTCTGTTAAGTTCAATCCAAATAAAATAAAGGAAAATCCTGTTTCATTTAAATATATGGGAAATGGAGTAACAATAAAAAACGCAGAATTACAGAGTGCAGCTAATACAAGTGAACCGACTTTTTTTGAAATTGAAATGGAGGTGAATAAAGAAAGCAAAGCAGCGGAACTTGGTATATGGGTGTTGAGGGACGATACTGGAAAATCTTTTAGAATTGACAATGAAACTACAACAAAGGGAAAAGAAAGTAACATGCGATCCATCTATTTCAAAACTAATGGTTTAGATGAAATCCCAGAGGAAATGTCTTTACATTTGCTTACTGCAACTAGCTATTATGAGCTAGAGGAAAAATGGAGAGTTCCGTTATATGAATAA
- a CDS encoding ABC transporter permease — protein MYNRIIGNDILKSKAITLTTMIFVAAAAMLVSLAAILVVNLSGSLDTLMKNAKTPHFMQMHSGEIDTERLASFAEQNSNVDDYQVVEFLNIDSTQIILGDNSLANSVQDNGLSIQNEKFDYLLDLNSNIINVSDGEIYVPISYMRDKTTKVGDKAVISGKEFTIAGFLRDSTMNSSLSASKRFLVSINDFAEIKDLGSIEYLIEFRLKDFSAISEFETAYASAGLEANGPTVTYTLFKTMNAISDGMMIAVILLVSALVVAIAFMSIRFTLLAKIEDDYREIGVMKAIGLHLSDIKKIYLAKYAAIAAAGSILGFVLSLMFQGILLENIRLFMGESENSSFAIVLGIIGILVVFLAIVAYVNGVLKRFKKISVSEAIRFGTSQEKKAGAKRFSLNKNRLFSTNIFLGIKDVFARKRLYVTMLVVLVISAFIIIVPQNLYNTISEKSFIQYMGIGNYDLRIQTNITDKSDEIVKTIDSDSTVSKYAVMTTKTFKVKTSNGSEENIKVELGDHSVFPIEYSEGRAPVAENEISLSSINADDLGKKVGEVMTLVIEGKEKNLTVSGIYSDVTNGGKTAKAVFTDNSASVMWTIVCVELSDKSLVESKVLGYSDKFDFAKTSDIDEFVSQTLGSTISSVKMASYAAIAVALIITVLVTLLFMKMLIAKDRYSIAVMKALSFTNSDIKTQYVSRSVFVLIVGIILGTLLANTLGEVLAGALIASFGASTFNFTVNPLTAYLLSPLMMIVAVLIATVLGTSGAGQIKISDNIKE, from the coding sequence ATGTATAACAGAATAATAGGCAATGACATTTTAAAGAGCAAAGCGATAACGTTGACTACAATGATATTTGTTGCTGCTGCGGCTATGCTTGTTTCGCTCGCGGCGATACTCGTCGTCAATCTTTCGGGCTCGCTAGATACACTTATGAAAAATGCTAAGACTCCTCATTTTATGCAGATGCATTCGGGTGAAATTGATACTGAGCGGCTTGCATCATTCGCTGAGCAAAATAGCAATGTCGATGATTATCAGGTGGTTGAATTTCTCAACATAGACAGTACGCAAATTATATTGGGCGATAATTCACTTGCGAATAGTGTTCAGGATAACGGCTTAAGCATACAAAACGAAAAATTCGATTATCTTCTTGATCTTAATAGTAACATCATCAACGTTTCCGACGGTGAAATTTATGTTCCAATCAGTTATATGAGGGACAAAACCACAAAGGTAGGTGACAAAGCGGTAATAAGCGGGAAGGAATTTACCATTGCGGGATTTCTCCGTGATTCCACTATGAATTCCTCGCTCTCCGCGTCAAAGCGATTTCTTGTAAGCATCAATGATTTCGCGGAAATTAAAGACCTTGGAAGTATCGAGTATCTGATTGAGTTTAGATTAAAGGATTTCTCGGCGATAAGTGAATTTGAAACAGCTTATGCTTCCGCTGGACTTGAAGCGAACGGACCAACAGTTACATATACGCTTTTCAAAACGATGAACGCCATTTCAGACGGGATGATGATTGCGGTTATCCTTCTTGTAAGCGCACTTGTCGTTGCCATCGCATTTATGAGCATTCGTTTTACGCTCCTAGCAAAAATTGAAGATGACTACCGTGAAATTGGTGTTATGAAAGCAATTGGGCTTCATCTTTCCGACATAAAGAAGATATATCTTGCAAAATATGCAGCTATTGCGGCGGCAGGTAGTATTCTTGGTTTTGTTCTTTCGCTTATGTTTCAAGGCATTCTTCTTGAAAATATACGGCTTTTTATGGGCGAAAGCGAAAATTCTTCTTTTGCAATAGTTTTAGGAATCATTGGAATACTAGTTGTATTTCTTGCAATTGTTGCTTATGTAAATGGAGTGCTGAAACGTTTTAAGAAAATCTCCGTTTCAGAAGCTATACGCTTTGGTACTTCCCAGGAAAAAAAGGCTGGCGCTAAGCGTTTTTCCTTAAATAAAAACAGACTGTTTAGTACGAATATTTTTCTCGGAATCAAGGATGTCTTCGCAAGAAAAAGACTTTACGTCACAATGCTTGTAGTACTGGTGATTTCAGCATTTATAATTATTGTTCCACAAAACCTTTACAACACGATTTCTGAAAAAAGCTTCATTCAATATATGGGAATTGGAAACTACGATCTGCGCATACAGACCAATATAACTGACAAAAGCGATGAAATTGTGAAGACAATCGACAGCGACAGTACCGTTTCGAAATATGCTGTTATGACAACTAAGACATTCAAAGTAAAAACGAGTAACGGGTCAGAGGAAAATATAAAAGTTGAACTTGGTGACCATTCGGTATTTCCTATAGAGTATTCTGAGGGCAGAGCTCCTGTTGCAGAAAACGAAATCTCTCTTTCGTCTATAAACGCCGATGATCTGGGCAAAAAGGTCGGCGAGGTCATGACGCTGGTGATTGAAGGGAAGGAGAAAAATCTCACGGTAAGCGGAATATATTCGGATGTCACCAACGGCGGCAAAACCGCAAAGGCTGTATTCACCGACAATTCGGCGAGCGTCATGTGGACCATCGTCTGTGTTGAACTTTCTGATAAATCTCTTGTCGAAAGCAAGGTTTTAGGATATTCGGACAAATTCGATTTTGCAAAGACTTCCGACATTGATGAATTTGTTTCTCAGACCCTAGGCTCGACAATAAGTTCCGTTAAAATGGCTTCCTACGCAGCAATTGCCGTTGCACTGATTATTACAGTACTAGTTACACTGTTGTTCATGAAAATGCTTATTGCAAAGGACAGATATTCCATTGCTGTCATGAAAGCGCTCAGTTTTACAAACTCGGACATTAAGACACAGTATGTTTCTCGTTCCGTTTTCGTTCTGATTGTCGGAATTATTCTGGGTACGCTTCTCGCGAACACTCTCGGAGAGGTCCTTGCCGGCGCGCTTATTGCTTCGTTTGGAGCGTCAACATTTAATTTTACAGTTAATCCGCTTACAGCGTATTTGCTAAGTCCGCTGATGATGATAGTCGCGGTGCTTATCGCTACAGTGTTGGGAACATCAGGTGCGGGGCAAATAAAAATTTCTGACAATATAAAGGAGTAG